A single window of Nicotiana sylvestris chromosome 3, ASM39365v2, whole genome shotgun sequence DNA harbors:
- the LOC138888465 gene encoding uncharacterized protein — MLVYGTEAVIPTKVEIPSLRIIHEADLDYAEWVKSHYEQLALIDGKIMNVVCHGQLYQNRMSRAFNKRVKLRQFIPGQLVLKKNFLHQDEAKGKFSPNWQGPYMVHRVLTRGVLILAEMNGEVWPKTINSDTVKHYYV, encoded by the coding sequence atgctggtttatggtacagaagctgTCATTCCCACtaaagtagaaattccttccttaaggatcatacatgaAGCTGATCTCGActatgcagaatgggtgaagagtcattacgagcagctagctcttatagatgggaagATAATGAACGTggtatgtcatggtcaactttatcagaacagaatgtccagagctttcaacaagagagtcaagcTTAGGCAATTCataccggggcagctggtgttaaagaaaaattttctgcatcaagatgaagccaaagggaaattctctcccaactggcagggtccatacatggttcatcgtGTTCTGACAAGAGGAgtcctcatacttgcagaaatgaacggagaagtctggccaaagacGATTAATTCAGATACAGTCAaacattactatgtgtaa